DNA sequence from the Pseudochaenichthys georgianus chromosome 8, fPseGeo1.2, whole genome shotgun sequence genome:
CACTCACATGAACATCTCCTCCAGGCCACATGTGAGCGCGGCTTCGCCTCCATGGAGGAGTCTCAGCTGAAGGggatggaggagctgcagcatCAACACCAACAGGAAGTGGAGCGCCTCCTGGTGGAGAGAGACAggctgctggaggaggagagTGCTGCTACTGCCACTGGTGAGGAGCTGTCAAAAATGCACTTTAAATCCATTGTAATGCCACATTTTTACCATCGCCTTTTTAGATCTTATTCATTTTTAACTTTATATTTTCATAAAGGCTTTTATTCTTTAGACGTCTGGAGTGGAGTGCTCCAGCTGGGCGTAAGCTGGGCGTAACTCTACGTCCGACGTAGAACCGAAGGTTAAGACCAAACTAAAGACTAGTGCACCACTTAGACTTAAGCCCTGTATGCGTTGCGCCCGGGTGTAACTTTTACGCCTAGTATGGAGCAGGCGTAAATCGGAAAGACAGACTAGTATCCATAGTAACGTAAAACAGGCAAGAAGGATATTAACGATGGCAGggcgtcttgtttacatgtttaacaatgaaagggcattaagaagagaaagagtcgtccgtgatcgaacaaacccactggacatctattcagACAGTGAACTGATAGAGGTTTCGGCAGACGAGCCCTTTTTGATTTAATCGAGGAGATCTCCCCTCAAGTCCAGCACGGATCAGACCCAAACGCTGCGCTCTCCCCAACCTTGCAGGTGCTGATTGCGCTCAGACTCTACGCGAACGGGGCCTTTCAAAGATACTGTGGGAGACATGATTAATGTTCATCGCACAACTGCATGTCGGGCTATAAGACAAGTTCCATTGGCCCTCCAGCACCGATTTCTTTCTCCGTCAGTTCCCGCTGTAGCTCTGacaaatccctctttctctttcggggtgtggccatttgggattccccttgagtcatcgctgacgctgtgggtgtctgaattccctcttctctgcggtcctctgagtctgtaaaatggcgttgcttggcaacaattactgtttcgcgtgtggacgcgcatcttaagaccaggcgcagctacgcccgagactagtcaggcttggtgcactcggtgtaaattcgaatcactacgtcggacgtagctaagcccgacgttagagttaagccctacttttttacgcccatctggtgcactccactcccgGTGTCCACAgatgaaacatgttttttatgtgAAAATGCTTTATTCGGTTTGTTTTTTTGTACACACTCTATCCGTTTCCTTTTTGAATAGCCTTCAAACTATCACCATGAAAAGTAAATGATTTAGCTAattattcttcttctttcagCAATTGAGGCTATCAAGAACGTCTACCAGCTGGAGTTGGAGAGGGAGGTGCAGAGGAGATGTCGCTCAGAGAGCAGCAAAGGAAACACACACCTGGAGGACATGTGCAGACAACACAGGTACAGTACATCTTCTATGTTGTCCAAAAGAAATCTGATATTTTGACATGTATTGTAACTGTTGTGTACAGATTGCAGTTTATTTAGAATATTTCTGTGTGTTTGTAAAGTGAGGAGCTGGCCTCGTACCAGCGGGAGCTGGAGGTTCTGTCCCAGCAGTTCTCTCTGAAATGCCTGGAGAGCGGCCATCTTGTGCAGGCCCTGGATGCTGAGAGGAAGGCCTTGTGTCAGTGCCAGCAGGAGAACCAGGACCTGAGGACCAGGAACCAGGTGAGAGCTGCGATGCACGACGGCTCATGGTTAATACCCGCAGAGAAAATAATACATTCTCAAAGCGGCCGCAAAGGGTAAAATGCTCCCCTGACTGCACTGCCAAGCAAATAGTGTCTTAGTCATTGACATAGCTTTACAGGAATACTTAACCGATAAAAAAACCATTTGAATATCAATAGGTCAAGCCGTGTTACAGTTACAAAAACCGTTATTCTTTTCACATGGTGACTCACGAATTGAAGTGTTTCATATACAGCATACCTATATCTCACACAACGCGTGCAGTATATCCAGTCTTTTGCTCATTACTTTACAAACACATGACTTTTGACTAAAACAGCCGATGCGCTATTGAAACACATCGTGTGTGCTGGGGATGAAAGCCTCATGGTGGTCTtgtttctgatgttgtcctccAGGAGTTGAGCGGTCACCTGGCAGCAGAGATCACCAGACTGTGTTCTCTGGCGAAGCAGGACGCTCTGCCGCTCAGTCAGGGGATGGACCGGTACGAGATGGAGGTACGTCTTCTCTTTTAAATAAGTCTTGTGTGGAGATGGAGTAAGATAAAATAATATGAAAATATTTCTAAAGTTTATACAAAAGGACCGtgttatttcaatgttttgttgtttttggtgAACAGTGGCTGAACATATCTGATTGCAACTTATGAACTGTCGGGACAAATATAGGGATAAAATATAAACATTAAAAAAGTGTAAAATGAATggatattcatttattttagagACTGATCGCAAAGGATAGTAAACCTAAATATAGTATATGCATAATGAGAAGTCATCTGAAAGACCATAGCCAGAGCATCCGACCTTttaaaatgtaagatgttgaaCTCAGAACTACAGAAAAGCAAGTTTACAGAAACTTCAAGTAGCTGATAATGATGCCATGAGAATATTGCTGAAGAGACCTCGATGGtcgagtgcaagtgaaatgtttgtggctgcaggagtcaatactctacaagctgttttaagaaatcttatgtataaatgtatttgccggcttaatgactctgataatgaaatcctcttggccttatcgaacataaggtttagtactacacgctaccaatcgcagctgtggagacattggtatagttgtctcttacactgatttaaattattcttaaactatgaattctttttatgctgtgtatgtaatttattatatgtaatgccttgtcttttatctatgtaatgtcttgtcttttatctggaccctgagtctgtaataaagttaAAATGTAATTTCTAACTCGTTCATTAGTCATAAAGCCAGTAAGCTCTGCAGTATGATTTGATCTCCAGTGTTCACTTAAGTTTTAGCTCTTTACTTATTGATGGTGGAGACATACAGCTGTTATTATTTTGATCTCAGATAACCCTTCGGGTGAAGGAGTCTGAGGGCCAGTGTCTGAAGCAGGAGATCACATCTCTGAGGGATGACCTGCAATCAGCACAAAAGGTGAGAATCTGAAGTGATTTATTATGGCTTCACTTTGCAAGGTGCAAGGTCGGCCTCATACATTCATGAGATTTTGCcgtatattttctacttgtaTCTCTGGTAATATTCAACAAATGTTTTCTGGGAGATGTACCACTGAATTCTTAACTTCAATCTTACATTTCATATGTTTTTTCTGAGAATATAACCTACGTAATTTCTTTAATTTACCCTACAGATGCCCTTTACAACGTCGTACAAATCACACATATACAGTAGCtggaataataaataataaaaattgAGAATTAAACCTAATGTCTGTCATGTTTCAGGCCAAGAGGAACGCTACCAAGAAGTACAAAGACATGTACACGGAGCTGAGCATCACGAGGGccaaaacagagagagagatggacgaGCTGAGAGAAAACCTGAGACTCGCTCATCACGCTCTGGACCAAACTTCTCCCTAAAACCATCTGTTTTTAAGATAGCAACATAACATTAGTCTTCACTGTAACATGTGGTTTTCTTCCTGTATTTTCACCCacaacaaatgtatttaaaacaaacaaacaagttatTGTTTAATACATCCAAGAACTTTCATCCACAATCTTACTTAACAcacctttttatttttgtttttaaatatgtttatagGGTGTCCCTACTTTGTATTATGTCTGAGCAATTATTAACCTTTTTCACACAGAGTTTGTCATTTAAAGTCATTTCTGCTGCAATGGTCCTGTGACATGTCATTTTAATATTTCCCAAATAatattattacatttttttaatttatgtgTATATTTGATCTGTACAGCCATATAGTTTTTGTAACACTTTGATCTGAAATATGTACTGTATACTCTTAACCACTGCTGTCTGCCCTCATTTATTATCAATTAAATTGAACTAAATCTAAAGATGTGTTGCCGATACACTgcaataataaacatagatgttTTATTAATAAATCACATTCGCAGAATTGAATTGGTTACTTTGGTGCCATATTTCATTTAATATTTCTATTAAGTGCCAGTTTGTACATGAAAGATTAAAAGTCACAGTTAATACAGTTATCTTGCGAAGATGCAGCCAAAACAAATCAGGCTATTTTTGACAGTATTCAGCACTATTTCTggctgaagaagaagaatgtcAAGTTGTTCGGAAAAAGACCGAGTTCCGATTGaagatttcaaaataaaagccccaaTTGACATCCAACGTGGGACAGTCGGGCAGAATATTGTGGGGGTACAAAAAACAATGTATTACGTAAAATAAACAATGAGCGTAAAATTAGAATAGGAACAAGATAGGATAAAATATAACACGTTGTTATATTGACCAGTGTTCTCTATGTATTTTGTTGTGTTAACTCTTTGAAATTGAGATATTCAATGCAAAACAATGAATGGATTATTCCTACACATTAAATAATTCTCAATTAAATCCCTGTCTCAATTGTTATGTTGATTGCTTTGGATAAATTATAACATTGATGCTTTGTttagggcaggggtggggaacctccggcccgcgagaccatttggtacggccctcgaggtaatttttaaacacacgcaaaaaaaataaaaataaaggaatctagaccgcaaaataattaaacaagcgagtgcctgtttttcctggccaaggtcagggtccttgaacacaacacgagcctaacgtgtcaccacgtggtatatgtctcgtctgagcaggtctcccttgaaaaagagatcaatgatgaatgatctcaatgggatttatctgtataaataaaggtttgtaaTGAAAttaatgttcacatggataggaaactaaatgcatttgcacacatcttgtgtccatatctttctgtttggtggtcacgccacaccgtgcacgtggcaagatatctggactaagaggtttatttttctttgcacagcatgaaagaaaggccaaatgaatgggctgtgatttttaagcagaggtcaatcatttgaacggccctcggaggatgttgaaaaaattgaaatggcccttgagaggaaaaaggttccccacccctggtttagggTATCATGAAGCTTTTACTCTGAAATGGCACGCTTCTTTCCGGTTTCACCCTGGTTCCTTCAGGTGTCTTGACTCTGAAGGAAGGTGGTCTCCCTGATGACAACTTTAAAATACCAACATTAGCCAGAGGGCTGTAACTGTCTGACAGCGATTATTTAACGAAAATGGTAATCTCGTTTTTACTGCGTCGAGTGTTGCCTACGTTTTGATGAGCTTTAGCGGGTTAACGTTAGCTAAGCAGCTAGCGTGAAGTCGCTGCTTCTTGTTTACTTCCAGTCCTGATGATGACGGGCCCGGAGAGGTGTGTTAGCTAATCCCACATACACGACCTGTTTGCTGGGGAGTTGTCCTCCCAAAGCCCGCTGTGTCAGGACCGGGGTCAAACTGCGGCCACCTCGAGGGTAAGACCATCAACTctgaaaaacatttatttgtgtaCACTTATTGTGGGTTAAATCTACATTACATCATGTCATGTACAGGCAGGTTACCTATTATTACATTACTcatgggcgggcctacctgttAACATGTCATGTTAAAGCTCAGTTAAATACAGGTCCGGAAACATAAACACATTAGAAAAGGCGATTTTACCTTACAATTACTAATTTTAGCGCAAGGTTGAAATAGTTATTTCAAACATGTTACATTACATATATCCTGCTTTGTTGTAGTTGTGTCGTACCTTTTGTAAACATAAACCTAGAAACCATTCTAATCACTTTAGTTTTCCACTTTAATGAGGATTTCAACTCacagatgaaaataaataatacaaatacttttttaaatagaTGGCTGTAGCGACATACCAGTTATTTGTTGTGGAATGTTTTTTCTGGTTAACGCACACAGTGTTATTGAACACAACTGCGGTGAAGTTAGTTTGGGGTTGGATATTCGACAGACCAGAGGGTTTAGGGACCATCAATAAATTACCATTTAAATGACCAAAAAAACCAATGTTAATTTCAACACCTCCGTGCTAACTTGCTATTATTTGTAAAAACGCTAAAAGTATAAATATGTCAATAAGAAAAGTCAGCTGTCTCAATCGcaacaatgaaaatgtaacaTAAATTCAGCATTTGTTGATGAAAGGTGTCATTTATTTCCAATAGCTTCTGTATCATCAGACCCATTTACTCAAAAACCTTACCTGATACTGTATGATAACAAAAGACACATATGTTATTATTggatttttatttattgaacATTATTAAATATTTCCAGTAGCTTCCATGTCATGTGATTAATAATTATTACCCTCTGTtgcaatctttaaaaaatactttaaatgtGATGTCAACTCCCAATTTGTACTTTTTAATGTTTGTAGCCCATCTTCACCAGGACTGTCAGAAGAGGTTGTATGTATCCCAATGGGGCCTTTCTTGTTAAAGAAATCGAAATACAAATAAGTGAATCCCTCTAATTGAAATGTCTATGTGTTGCAGTGATGGAGGTGTCCCCTCAGGACCCGTCTCTCATGGCTATGGACCTGTCAAAGGGCTTCTCGGTCCACCCCCTGAGCCGCGGCCACACTGAAGCCATGGACCTGGGGAAGAAGCCTGAGTGGTACCACCGACGGCTGCCGAGCTGCAGCCCCGAGATCAGCTCCCCGTACAGATCCAGTGCCTCGTCTTCCTACAACTCTCAGCTCGGTCTCCACTGCAGAAACATGGAGCAGGGCCCCGAGGCGTTGAGTAACTATATGCACTCAACACTAGCTCCTGGGCTGTACCCTAACGGCAACCTGTGGCATGCAGGTTTCTCAGTTCCTGAAAGCAGCGGCGGAGAGGAGAGCGACAGCGGCTCTGATGTTATTTTCCTCGTTTCGTCCGCTAAGGAGCCGCTCTTATGCAGCTCGTTCCTCCAGGACAGCATGAGGCACATCGAGGAGCCTCTGTCCCCGGCGGTGTCCTCGCTGGAAGAAGAGCGAGGCTGCTATCACCTACCTCAGCCTCTGAGCTCGCCCAGTCCCGACAGCTCGGACTCAGAGGAGTCCTCAGACAGCTCCGTGGACATCCCGATACATCACGCCCGGCCCGTCGTGCTCCTGTCAGACCTGAACACTGTGTACACACACCCTGCTGAATCCCTGGTAGATATATCAAGCGACGACAGTGACATCATTGAAGTTTCTGTCACTAGCAAAAACAAGAAAGCTGTTTCTTGTAAGAAAAGTCTAGCGAGCGAAACTCCTCCTCAGAGTGAGGATGAAAAAGCTCAGCCTAGAAGAATCCGACGCAGCACTAGAATCAGGAAATCAGTGTCTGAAATATCTCAAAACGTCTGGAGCGAGTCGCCACGCAGGTACAGTTTGAGGAGGCAAGCAAAAAATGACGTGGTGGGCATTTATAACGAAAGCTTTGACTCTGACGACATGATGGAGCACGAGGCAAGGTTTTCCAGCTCGGACGCAGAGGAGTCGGCCTCGCAAGGAAATGTGTCCCAAAGAGTGAGCAGCAGCTCAGAGGAGTCTGATGCGGCCtctcagacagacaggaagtcaccGCAGGGGGAGCAACAGCCTCGCTGCAAAGCCATCAATTGTAAACGAAAGAAGCCTCCCGCCatttgtaaaacaaaaaaaacaagaactaaacagacacaaaaaagCACAAGTGCTACAGAGCAGCATGAAAGTAAAACAATCAAACAAACAGTGGCACGACGGAAGAAAAAAGTGCGCTCGCGGCCAACTGGACCTTGTTCTCTCTTTTCTCCCAGAGAGCCAGAAATAAAGCTCAAATATGCAACCTTAAAagagaaaaaactgaaaaagacaTCGGGGAATTTTTGCCCCTTTGTTCACGTGCAGAAGAGGGCGTGCACTGTTGTTAACTATCCAGAAGAGGAGGCGACGGTGAGGAGggggcagcagcagaaagcctcCTCTCTGTCCGGGTTTGTTCCCCACACTTCCTGTTTCCAGCTGGGGCGCTCTGGCTCAGAGAGCGGGGGTGAGGCAGCTCTACTTTGCTGCCTGTGCGGTCAGACGGCCAACGCCACGGGCCTGGGGGACCTCCACGGCCCGTATCTTCCCACCGGCCCCTCTCTGCTGCGCAAGACTGAGCAGAAAGAGGAGGGACAATCAAACGCCAGCAGAAGCTCCGTGAACCCCGCGGATAATGACTGCCATGGCGCCAACAGTCTGCTTGAGGGTGACAACCACTCTCTCCCAAAGGTGGGGCCGCAAATAATGGTTGTTATTGTTATGCTGAATATTTAAtagatattttttaaataatacttGTGTATAAATGATCCATTCTAGTTTTTCATATTCAAAAGTGATGTCtctaaatgtcttgtttttggGTCGAAACCACAGAGATATTTGGTTTAAAGATATGTTACGCAGCATTCTTCATCAAAGGTGCCCTGTTATGCTTTTGGGGCTTTTCCCTTACATACCCAATCGGTTGTTCTGCAGGTACATGGTCTGCCaaggttccctccagagggactttctctcccacacagtcccactgcctgaaacgcctccattggactcctttgtttacttcaggaaCATAGTGACGTCACTATTAAACAATTGCATTTcatcacattgtacgtgattggCTAAGTGTCGGGACATTTCTcggtcagctaaccaatcagagcagactgggctctggtttcagacagagggtgaaaagaggtgctgcagcacaggcagtatgagaagagctttttgaacatagaagcatgtaaacatgtcacaggagaGGCACTAAATCCACATATGAACCTAAACATTAGCACTAGAGGGCCCCTTTAACACAAATAGCACACTATGCATTTCAGATGGTTTCCTGTAATGGCGTTGTACCCCCTAAACTGTCATACATTCAGTCTTGATACATTTTTAAGCCTAATTTGTACTGTACACTTTCTAGATTGTGGAGGTATTTACCTCTTTATTTCAACTTAATGAAGATGTTAATTGTTGCACCTCCTCCCAAAGGTGCCTCTCCGTGTGGACGAGGGCTGGATCCACGGGGACTGCGGCATCTGGTCCACCAGGGTCTTCCTGGTGGGGGGGAAGCTGTATGGGCTGGAGGAGGCTGTCCAGCTCGCACAGGAAACAGTGAGCGGCACGCTAACATATTAAAAAACAGCTGACTATTTGTTTCATGCTTTTAATATCAATAAGTCTGTGTCTCACTGTGTGCTTTTTCTTTTCAGAAATGTTCAGCGTGCCAACAAACAGGTGCAATTATGGGATGCTTCCAGAAGGGCTGTCATAGAAGTTATCACTACTCGTGTGCCATTCAATCAGGTACAGTATGAAATATCCGTCAGGAAAAGAATGCACCCTCAATATGTGTACTGTTTGTAAACTGATGGTATCATCAAAGTCTGGAGGAGAATTCATTTGGAAGGacaaaataaagagtaataaataaaatataaataagtaAAGCCGGTTGCTAGACAGTTTGGCCCTGAAGGAATACTAAAAAAGCAAttgggaaaaatacaaataaatacaataataaaaaatatatatattgtaaaaATAATGTAATTTATAAATAGAAATAATAGTA
Encoded proteins:
- the LOC117451093 gene encoding transcription factor 20-like, which codes for MEVSPQDPSLMAMDLSKGFSVHPLSRGHTEAMDLGKKPEWYHRRLPSCSPEISSPYRSSASSSYNSQLGLHCRNMEQGPEALSNYMHSTLAPGLYPNGNLWHAGFSVPESSGGEESDSGSDVIFLVSSAKEPLLCSSFLQDSMRHIEEPLSPAVSSLEEERGCYHLPQPLSSPSPDSSDSEESSDSSVDIPIHHARPVVLLSDLNTVYTHPAESLVDISSDDSDIIEVSVTSKNKKAVSCKKSLASETPPQSEDEKAQPRRIRRSTRIRKSVSEISQNVWSESPRRYSLRRQAKNDVVGIYNESFDSDDMMEHEARFSSSDAEESASQGNVSQRVSSSSEESDAASQTDRKSPQGEQQPRCKAINCKRKKPPAICKTKKTRTKQTQKSTSATEQHESKTIKQTVARRKKKVRSRPTGPCSLFSPREPEIKLKYATLKEKKLKKTSGNFCPFVHVQKRACTVVNYPEEEATVRRGQQQKASSLSGFVPHTSCFQLGRSGSESGGEAALLCCLCGQTANATGLGDLHGPYLPTGPSLLRKTEQKEEGQSNASRSSVNPADNDCHGANSLLEGDNHSLPKVPLRVDEGWIHGDCGIWSTRVFLVGGKLYGLEEAVQLAQETKCSACQQTGAIMGCFQKGCHRSYHYSCAIQSGCVLSEDNFSTRCPEHKKKPLTCVNKQHKR